A window of Gossypium raimondii isolate GPD5lz chromosome 7, ASM2569854v1, whole genome shotgun sequence genomic DNA:
AATTTCTCCAAGTTAGTCACCTTTTCACGTATTGTCTCCATCCGCGATATTCCGATGAGTGAAACTACGTACTTGTACATTTTGGAACCTTTTAAAACCCCTGTTTTCTTTATGTATTGCATCTTCTCCTCATTGAAAGAAGTCCTTGGGATCAATGTGGGACGTGAGATGAGCATAGCAATCAAATCATGTCCACTAATGCCAATCTCTTCGTACAATGCAATGACTGGTTTCATGGTATTGTGAAAATCATAGGTCAAGAGTGAAGGGTTCCTAACAAGTGCTTTACGAAGCATTTCTCGCGACCCGAACAGGTTAACGAGGAACTCAATCCGCTCGTCGAAGCAATTATTGATACGAGAACAAAAGAAACGAGGACGACAATTGACCATCTTGACAATGTCGGAACCGGTGAGTCCCAAGCTACTCAGCAAGTTGAGTTTGGATAAAAGGGGAGTAGCTTGAGCGTTGCGCAAAGAAGGTTGGCGTGAAAAGATCTTCAACAAATCGTTTTCACAGCAACCCCATTGCTTGAAAACCTCGATGGAGTCTCTCGGATGCTCTATAGCTTCTTCATTCGGGCTTTCAACTTGGTTTGGGCATATCGTCGAATAGGTGGCGGTAATTCGAAAAACAGAGTTTGATCGTGTAAAGTGGCGGTTCGATGCGAAGACAAGGAACCGAAACTTGAGTAATAGATGAAGTTTGGGGAACATGTGAGCTTTTTCAGTGTAATTTTAAGGGAAAATGTCAGGGAACAGAGTAAGCTGTAGGTGAggtttttagagaaaaaaatgggacaaaagaagaagaggaagcgGAAAAAGCGCACACAGCTGAATTGATGTAATAAGGGCTTCTACTTCATGTAAGCGGGTGTAATCGGTGAactattcaagtttgattaaaacataatggaatttttatttttatttttaagagtttgagtttaatttgagacataattgaatttttcaagtttaaatttgattaaaactctgtttgttttttaaagtaaGTCAACataatattattcttttatttccgTAAAAGACTTTGTTCACTATAACACCCTCATATCCGcatattttctcaagtttaacaatttagtccttgttattataaaatttcatatttgtccacaatttcacttttacaatactttatgtatattttatcatctcataacacattcattgAACTTTTATCATGATTTccttatttacatattaatttgTTTCACACTTAAACTTatgtatatttttcaatttagtccctattgtcatgtaatttatttttcaccatataaacactttaatcaaataattcattataatatcttatttcacacaagaaattttcatgcatatatcacttctcttgtttcaattataaattttacaaagtttacaatttaatccttaacatCATGAAGATTCAtcatttactataatttcaccCTAACATCTCTTTGTAATCAATTCACTACTTATCATAAATCTCAAAGGTATGTTTGTCtcattaaaaataacttttatgaaatattttcaagaaatcgccaacaatagaaaatattttatacaaatattaaactatatcatgtaaaatattacgtgtcatttaataattaaattaacagtTTCAATAATGAATAGACCTAATTGATATTACATCGATAATTTgaagatttaattaaaacatttaaaaattaatttaaaattaaagacataatttaagaatatttaatacaattaactCTTGTAtcttatttctatattttcctaaaaaatctCCCTTTTCAATCACCATACTTTGGTATAGAGAtattgtaatgacccaaaattcacgggcatcagAAAAGTATGATATCGGCCTTCGTCTTAGTAGATTgagttataaataattattagaagtaattatgagtttatttgagtgcttaattagatattaattaggtgaatttagcctaatttaaagtaattaggaaaaggatcaaattgaataaagaatgaaagcctaattatagattaaaagaaagtaaaagggctaaaatggaaattaagccatttatatGAAATGAGGCAGcatatatgcattaaaatctaagattttatttaagttatacataaatattatatatataattattataattgttaaCCATTATTATGgtcttatattattaatattattattactattattattattattattattattaaataaagtaaatagtaGACAATTATatggtaataaaatatacatgtgtaataattttatttgtatatttgtaaACTAAACACCtaaattacttataatttaagtatgaagatattttataaatattaattgaattaattatattatgagattttatataataaataaattaaagacaTGACAAGTGTATGATGATGATAAGGtacaaatgtaataatatttatgtgtacaattgtaataaatgtaaatgatattaaaataaatatttactaattattattattaagttaaagatatttattaaattaaataattaaactatgagatttttatttgataaacaaattaaataatgacaATTGTAATAAAATCATTGGTACAAATGTAGAAATAAAGGTGTGaccaaatgtaaaataaatattgttattaaaatagatatttattataaaaagaaacaaaaacaaagaatagAAACAGAATTGAGACGAGAAGCAGGAGAGAAAAacgaaagaaaaaggaaagaaaaataaaagagaaaattagggatttgaagcttgaaactttaattggtaagtttaatcaagtcattttcttataaatttgatgttttggaaTCCAAGAGTGAAATACTcttggatttaagttgaaattttggaagttaatagatttttgagtagggtttatgttgaataaatgatggaattgagggtttatttgatagaaattttgattggaattgAATATAGGATTGAAATGTAAACTAAGCTATAAGTTTtgagttttagggactaaatttagagaaattcaaaattaggaaaatatgctgagattttaatagttaaatttgagtttggatgaaatttgaatagaaatagagtgtgaattgaattaggaaAGTAAGTGAACTTagtaaggatcaaattgagaataaataagaaattgaatagaaattcgattattttatcataattagtgttgtaattaatagtataaattattattatttttcgtagctaacaaaaAACCCGAGGCATCGGCatcaaaaggaaaggagaaagctaTCGAGGACTAAAACGGGAGATTTACgatttgtattactataatttgaatttatttattttcaattgttaaatttcaattaaagtaCTTGGTAAGTGCAATTGAGGTgagtattaaaatattgcattgaataaaagtgaatgaattgaattgaatcgaagTGAAATTATCTGAACTGTGTATTGATTAAAAAGTGGAAACtgaaattgaattgaagtgtgattgaatcgaaagtgaaattgaaatagaaaaatgatttgaataccctattaagtagtcgggctgagtcggatatagttggcataccataggattggaagagttcagggatacttcgacctcgagtcgatgagacactgggtgtcactatatttcttcggat
This region includes:
- the LOC105761940 gene encoding transcription termination factor MTERF9, chloroplastic — translated: MFPKLHLLLKFRFLVFASNRHFTRSNSVFRITATYSTICPNQVESPNEEAIEHPRDSIEVFKQWGCCENDLLKIFSRQPSLRNAQATPLLSKLNLLSSLGLTGSDIVKMVNCRPRFFCSRINNCFDERIEFLVNLFGSREMLRKALVRNPSLLTYDFHNTMKPVIALYEEIGISGHDLIAMLISRPTLIPRTSFNEEKMQYIKKTGVLKGSKMYKYVVSLIGISRMETIREKVTNLEKFGCSEEEIWSFLGRSPLILTLSVDKVQRNMTFVLGTMKLSPRVVLEHPFLLFSNLETVLKPRISLARKLKEMELYPQIKGSITLRALRMTENRFLNVFIKCHPQDVANELLEFYKHAKGLKPLAESSKKILRKGFPF